The Microbacterium natoriense genomic interval ACGTGCTCGTCGAGAGCCCGACCCCCTACACCTGCCCGTGGAAGGGCGTGTGCCAGTACTGGTCGGTGCGGGCCGGCGGTGAGCTTCACGAAGACCTGGCGTGGTCCTACCCGCATCCGTATCCGACCGCCTTCGACCGCGTCGGCAAGGACTTCTCGGGCTACGTCGCGTTCGCGCCGGGCGTCGAGGTCTCGCCGTAACCCCGACGGGAGACCGCCTTGATCGAGTTCCGCAACGTCACGAAGCGTTTCCCCGACGGGACGCTCGCCGTGAACGACTTCAGCCTCGTGCTGCCCTCGCGCAAGACCACCGTCTTCGTCGGCTCGTCAGGATGCGGCAAGACGACTCTGCTGCGCATGATCAACCGCATGGTCGAGCCGACCTCGGGCGACGTCGAGATCGACGGTGAGAGCGTGCTCGGCGGCGACCCCGTGAAGCTGCGCCGGAGCATCGGCTACGTGATGCAGAACTCCGGCCTCATGCCGCACTTCAGCGTGATCGACAACGTGTCGACCGTGCTGCGGCTGAACGGCGTGGGGCGCACGGCCGCCCACGCCCGCGCGCGCGAACTTCTCGACACCGTCGGACTCGATCGCGCACTCGCCGACCGCTACCCGAGCCAGCTCTCCGGCGGGCAGCAGCAGCGCGTCGGCGTGGCCAGAGGGCTCGCGGCCGATCCCAACATCCTGCTGATGGACGAGCCGTTCGGCGCCGTCGATCCCATCGTGCGCGCCGATCTTCAGCAGGAGACCAGCCGGCTGCAGCGCGAGCTCGACAAGACCGTGGTGTTCGTGACGCACGACATCGACGAGGCGTTCCTGCTGGGCGATCAGGTCGTGATCCTCGACAAGGGAGCGCGCATCGTGCAGGTGGGCAGCCCCAGCGAGATCATCGAGAGTCCGGCAGACGACTTCGTCGCGGCGTTCATCGGCGCCGACCGAGGGCGTCGGGCGCTGAGCCTCAAGCAGACGCCGCGCGGGCTCGTCGTGGTCGACTCGGAAGGGCGCACGCAGGGCGCGATCGTCGGGTCGGATGCCGCGGCTCCCGCTTCTGCCGACGGAGCCGCCCCGTGAACTGGGTCGTCGACAACTTCGGGTTGATCCTCCAGCTGACGGTGATCCACCTTCAGCAGAGCGTGATCCCGATCGTGCTCGGATTCGTGCTGTCGCTGCCTCTGGGCTGGGTCGCCTGGCGGTACCGCCTGGTGCGCGGACCGGTCATCGTGCTCACAGGGCTTCTCTACACGATCCCTTCGCTCGCCTTGCTGATCCTGCTCCCCGCGACGCTGGGCTATTCGGCGATCAGCGCGCCCAATCTCATCATCGCCCTGACGATCTACGCCGTGGCGATCCTCGTGCGCGCGGTCGCCGACGGACTCGATTCGGTCGACGAAGACGTGAGGCAGGCGGCGACGGCCACCGGCTTCGCCCCGTTCCGCCGCTTCTGGGCGGTCGAGTTCCCGCTCGCAGGTCCCGTGATCCTCGCGGGACTCCGCGTCACGGCAGTGAGCACGATCTCGCTCGCGACCGTCGGCATCCTCATCGGCGTGACGAACCTCGGCTACCTCTTCACGAACGGCCTCGAGCGTCGCATCATCGCCGAGGTTTTCGCCGGCGTCATCGCGGTCGTGATCATCGCCCTCGTGTTCGACCTGGTGCTCATGCTGATCGGCCGGGCGCTGATGCCGTGGACCCGGGCGAACGCAGCTGCGGCGCAGGGGGCGACCGCTCGCGTCGCCACGACGAGGGCGGCCGCATGAATCTCTTCGCCGAGGCCATCGCCTGGATGCTCGCTCCCGCGCAGTGGACGGGCAACTACGCGCTGCCGAAGCTGCTGGGCGAGCATCTCGCGCTGACGGCGATCTCGGTTCTCATCGCCGCGGCGATCGCCCTGCCGATCGGCTGGCTCATCGGCCATACGGGCAGAGGCCGCGAGGTCGCGGTCGCGGTCGCCGGCGCCGCGCGTGCGATCCCGGCGTTCGGTCTCATGGTGCTCCTCGTGCTGCTGCTCGGCGTGCTCCGCATTCCTGAAGCGGCGATCACCACCTTCGTGCTGCTCGCCATCCCCTCGCTCCTCGCCGGGGCGTACACGGGGCTCGAGGCCATCGACCGCCGTGTGATCGATTCCGCCCGCGCCATGGGCATGACCGAGTGGCAGATCTTCTTCAAGGTCGAACTGCCTCTCGGGCTGCCGCTTCTGCTCGGCGGCATCCGCTCTGCTCTCCTCCAGGTGATCGCCACGGTCACGATCGCCGCCTACGTCAATCTCGGCGGACTGGGCTGGCCGATCATCCAGGGCATCCCGTTGCGTCGCTTCGACCAGGTCCTCGCCGGCGCGATCATCGTCGCGGTGCTGGCTCTCCTGGTCGACCTGCTCCTCGCGGCCGCCCAGCACGCCGCGGTTCCTGCCGGCCTGCGTCCACCACGAGCCGTGCGCCGTCGCGCGGCCGACCCGGCACCTGCATCCGTCCCCGCCTGATCCCACCCACAGCACCAGAGATCCCCGCACTCCCAGAGAAGAGGAAGTCATGTTCACAGCACGAGGCAAGCGCACAGCCTTCGCCGTCGGCCTGGTCGCCGCAGCCGCACTCGCCCTGTCGGCCTGCAGTTCGAGCAACCCGCTCGACGAGCCGTCCGATGCAGGCTCCGGCTCGGGCGACTCCGACACGATCGTCGTCGGCTCGCAGGCGTACTACTCCAACGAGATCATCGCCGAGATCTACGCACAGGCGCTCGAGAACGCCGGATTCACGGTTGAGAAGAAGCTCAACATCGGCCAGCGCGACGCGTACATGCCCGAGGTCGAGTCGGGCGAGATCGACGTGTTTCCCGAGTACACCGGCAGCCTGCTGGAGTACCTCTCGAAGGACGGCACCGACGTCACGAGCCCCGACGACGTGTACGCGGCGCTCAAGGAGGAACTGCCCGAAGAGCTGACGGCCCTCGACTACGCCGAGGCGTCCGACCAGGACACCTACACGGTGCTCAAGAGCTTCGCCGACGAGAACGGCCTGAAGACCATCGCCGACCTCGCCAAGGTCACGACTCCGGTCACGATCGGCGCGGCACCCGAGTTCGAGCAGCGTCCCTACGGCCCGGCTGCGGCCAAGGAGGTCTACGGCGTGGACCTCGCGTTCTCGGCCACGGGCCAGACGACGCTCGAATCGCTGCTCGCAGGTCAGATCCAGGTCGCCGACATCTACACGGCCGACCCGGCCTTCCAGACGGAAGACATCGTCGCGCTCGAGGACCCGAAGAACCTGATCCTCGCATCGAACGTCGTGCCGATCGTGTCGAGCGACATCGCCGACGACGTCTCCGACGTGCTCAACGCGATCAGCGCCAAGCTCACCGCCGAGGAGCTCGTCGGACTCAACGTGCAGAGCACGGTCGACCAGAAGTCGTCGGCTGACATCGCCAAGGCCTGGCTCGAGGAGCAGGGTCTGGTCTGATCGCGTACAAGGAAGGGGCCTTCCGACGACCGTCGGAAGGCCCCTTCCTTGTACGCGTGTGGCCGAAGGGAGCGGCCTGAGAGAATAGACCGTATGGCAACGGACACATCGGCATGATCTCGAAGCGCGATCTCGCCCAACGGCTCGACATCTCCCTGGAGATGGCCGACCGCCACGGTTTCGGCGACGGCGCGAGCGAGTCAGAGCTCGCGGCGCTCGAGCAGGATCCGCCCGCATGGCTCGTCCAGTCCCGGTCGAACCGCAAGAAGGGTGCGCGCCCTGTCTGGGTCACGTTGACCTGCGATGTGTGCGGCTATTCCGAGACGGCGAGGCCGAAGAAGTGGTGGCCCGAGTTCACCTACCTGGTCTGCCGCCAGCACTCAGTCGACGAGCTTCCGAAGCCGGCTGCCGGGCTGCATCGCGGGTACTTCGAGGGCGTCGGAAGCCGGTTCGTCGGCGTCGTCGACCAGGGGCTCTAACCCGCTCGATGACGCAAGCCAGCGCTATGTGAGAAAGCGGCTGTGACTACACCCGGGCGTCCTGCCGGGGAACCCAGACCTGGTTGATGATGATGAGGATGGATGCCGCGACCGGCACCGCGACGAGTGCTCCGAGCAGTCCGAGCAGAGTGCCCCCGGCGAGTGCGCCGATCACGACGAGCGAACCAGGGATGGAGATCGCGCGGTTCATCACACGGGGTGTTATGACGTATGCCTCCACCTGCATGTACACGAGATAGACGATTCCGAAGACCAGCGCGGCGACCGGGTTCGTGAACAGCGCCAGCCCCGTTCCGATGATCCAGAACATCACCGAGCCCACGAGCGGGATCAGCGTGATGCAGAACGCCACCGTCGCCATCAGCGGCGGGAACGGGAGCCCGAGGAACAGGTAGAGCAGGAACGCGAGCAGCGCGTTGAAGAACGCGAGCACGACCATGCCCATCACGTAGCCGCCGACCGAGTCGGTGATCTGCTCGGTGATCTCTCCTGCCCTGATGCGGTCGCGCGCCGGGGCGAGGCGCAGGAGGCCGGTCTTGATGCCGGGGAGGGTCGCGACGAAATAGAGCGTCAGAACCAGCACGACGATGGCCCCCGAGATGCCGCTCGCGATGCCGGCGCCGATCTTGAGCGCTCCGCCTCCGATCGCGGCGATGTTGCCCGGATCGGTGAGGAACTTCTGGATGTCGGCGACGAGGTCTTCGAACTGGTCGCCGAACTGCTTCTCGAGGGTCGCGTAGATGTCGGTGCGGGTGAAGTCCTGGATCATCCCCGGCACCGAGCGCACGAAGCTCGCGACCTGGTCGATCACGATCGGCAGCACCATCCACAGGATCAGCCCGACCACGACGATCAGTCCGAGGATCACGACGACCACCGAGGCCGCACGCGAGAGGCCGCGACGCTCGAGGAACCGCACGGCGGGGTCGAGGCCGAGAGCGGCGAACAATGCCAGAGCGATGTAGATGAGCACGGTCGACAGACTCGTCACGGCGAGGCCGAGCACGATCGCCGCCAGCCCGCCGAGCGTGACGAGGAAGCCGAAGACGAACGGCTTGTCGATGCGGGTCCAGAACGAGCGGCTCGGCGTCATGGGCTCGATCACGACGCGGCGCGGGTCGGGCGTGATCATCATCTCCACGACGGGTGCCGCTGCTTCGTCCGCCGGGACGGATGCCGTGGCCTCTTCGCTCTCGGACGGCGTCGGTTCTTCTCGGCTCATGTGCTCACGATATCGGGCCGCGTGGGGACCGTAGAGTATGTGCATGACCGACGCGCTGGACCCGAAAGCCGAACTGCTCCGACTGCGCGCGAGCATCGACAACATCGATGCGGCGCTGATCTTCATGCTCGCCGAGCGATTCCGCGCGACGCAGCAGGTCGGTCATCTCAAGGCGGAGCACGCGATGCCGGCATCCGATCCTGGCCGCGAGGAACAGCAGGTCGCACGCCTGCGCGCTCTGGCGGAGGACGCTCACCTCGACCCCGAATTCGCCGAGAAGTGGTTCAACTTCGTGGTGGCGGAGGTCATCCGTCATCACACCGAAGCGGCCGAAGGACGATGAGCTGATCCCCGGGTGGACGACGGTGTGTGCAGCACTCATCCACCCGGGGCAGTCAACTTAGTTTATTGAATAAACTATGGTCGAGGGTACGCAGTACCCGGGACCCTGTCAACCATTTCCCGACGATGGACCAGCAATGCTGAACAGCGACGACGTTCTGGATACTCAAGGCTCTGTTCGGCGTGCGAATCTCCGGCGTGCGCTGCAGCTCGTGTTCCGGGGCCGGGGAGTCCAGACCAGGGCCGGTATCGCGAGGGCTACGGGGCTCACTGCGGCGACCGCGTCGTCTCTCGTCGCCGAACTCATCGACAGCGGCCTCGTCGTCGAGGGCGCGCAAGCCGCGAGCACCGGGGGCAAGAGGGCGACGACTCTGAGTGTGGATGCCGCGCACCACCTGATCCTGGTCATGGTGATCCGGCCGACCGATGCACGGCTCGCGCTGCTGGCGCTCGACAGCTCGGAGATCGACGTCCGCACGATCGCCTACTCCGCTGAATCGCGGGATCGGAAGCTCGATGAGGCCGTCCAGGCGATCGCCGCCGACTACGGCGAGCGTCTGCTCGTCGCCGCCGCTCAGCTGCCCGGAACCACCGACGGGCGGAAAGTGCTCGAGAGCGTGCAACTCGGATGGAGCGACGTGCCGCTCGCCGATCGGCTGGAGGCCGCGCTCGGTGTGCCGGTTCTGCTCGTGAACGACGTCGATGCCGAGGCGATCGCCGAAGCGGTCGGAGAGGTGCAGAGCCCGGGCTACCGTCTGTTCGTTCACATCGGCGTGGGAATCGGCGCGGCCGTGACCATCGATGGGCAGCTCGCCCCCGGTCCACGCGACCGCGCCGGTGAGATCGGGCACGTTCAGGTCGAGTTCGGCGAGCAGGCGCGCCTGTGCCGGTGCGGGCGTCGCGGATGCCTCGAATCGGCGTCGTCGATGACGGCGATGCTCGGCGAGGACTTCACCGACGCGATGGATGAGGGCGAGGTCACGGTTCTCGCCCGGGCGGTGGATGACGTCATCATCGCCGAGGGCGCGCGTGCGCTCGCGCGCACGGTCAAGCTCGCGTCGGCCCTGCTGGATCCCGCAGAGGTGGTCGTCGGCGGGCCCGTGCGCGCTCTCGGGGAGCGCTTCCTCGATCTCGTGCGCGAAGAGGCAGACTACCTCGCGACCGGAACGACATCGGTGCCCGTGCGCTACGCGCGGGGCGGCACGAATCCGTCGATCGGGGCAGGGCAGCTCGCGCTATCGTCGGCGCTCGGTGTGCAGTGGAGCGCCGAGCAGCTTTCCGGGACCGGCGCCGACGGGAGCTGAAGCGGCCCACGTACGCGGGGGAGTATGGTCGCTCGCATGACAGCCGACTCCACGCTTCTCGAGGTCGCGGTGGAACTGTACGCCGGGCCGCCGGAGGAGTTCGTCGCCACACGCAATGCTTGGGCGAAGTCCGCAGCCGATCGGGCGCTCGCCGACCAGATCACAGCGCTGCGCAAGCCGAGCGCTGCCGCCTGGGTGGTCAACGTCTTCGCTCACGAGCGTGCCGCGCAGCTCGGCGAGGCGCTGCGACTGGCCGAGGAACTCCGCGAGGCGCAGGCCGATCTCGATGCGGCCGCGCTTGCACAACTGGGGCGCCAGCGCCGGGCGCTCACCGCCAAGCTGGCCGCCGAGGCTGCGTCGCTCGCGAAGGCGCGCGGAGCTCGAGTGACGGATGCGACGCTCGAGGCCGTGCGTCAGACGATCTCCGCCGCGTTCTTCGATCCGGATGCCGCGGCCGCCGTCGCGTCGGGCCGCTTGGTGCGCGAACTCGAACCCGCTGCGACCGTCGACCTCGCGGCTGCTGTCGGTGGAGGAACCCCTGAGGCGCCGGCATCCGCTCCCGAGCCGGTCGACGAGCTGCGGGCGCGCCGTGAGCGGCACAAGGCCGAGAAGGCCGTGCACGACGCCGAGCAGGCGCACGCGCGGGCGGTGAGGGATGCACAGAAGGCCGACAAAGATGCGCGGGATGCCGCGGAGCGCGCCGAACGGGCTACGGCGAGGATCGCCGAGCTCGAGAAGGAGCTCGCCCGCGCCCGCGTCGACGCGGATTCGGCGGAGGAGGAAGCCACAGCCGCGAAGGAGCGTCGGGATGGCGCCGCCGAGCGGGCCGCCGAGACGGACGCTGCCGCCGCTGACGCGAAGGCCGCGCTCGACGTTCTGCGTCGCGGATGATGCTGTGCCCGCGGGCCGGCCGCCGGGGTCCTGAGGACGCCGGACTCGCTCTACTCGTTTAGGCGCCGTAGTCCGCGTCGAACCTGAGGGGGCTCTGATTCGCGCTGCAGAACTCCGAGATGGCGGAACTCTGAGCGCCTATCGACGACATGGCGTCGCCGAGTACCCGCTGCGGGTCCCGCAGGATCGGCACGAGCTCGGCGAACGACTCTGCCAGGCGTGACGACGAGGAATCCGCGAGGTCTGCGAGCCAGCCGGCGGCGGTGTCGATGCGCTCGTTCCACTCGGTCTCGTCGACGTCGTCGTACCGCGTGTAGCCGATGTCCGCGTTGTAGATCAGGCCGTATGCGGTGGAGTAGGCCGCGCAATCCTCGGCGATCAGCGGGTCGACGACGAACGCAGCGGTCGAGAAGGTCGGGGTGACCGACCAGGCCACACCCTCGGCGATCACGATGGTCAGCGACCCCGCAGTGCTCGGGGTGAGCGGCCACTCGAACGTCGCCGTGTCGCCGCAGATACCCCTCTGGAGCGTCAGCCCCTCGCCCCTGGGGTCGTCGACCCCGATTTGGAAGGTCACGTCGCCGACGCAGTCGACAGCAAGGGTGACCGAGCGGAAGTCCCCGTCCGGGATGGCGAACGCGACGTCTACCGGCATGGCCGTGCCGGTTCCAGCGATCGGCTCGCCGCTCCGGGTGACGACGGCCTCTGCCGCGGTGGCC includes:
- a CDS encoding ABC transporter ATP-binding protein is translated as MIEFRNVTKRFPDGTLAVNDFSLVLPSRKTTVFVGSSGCGKTTLLRMINRMVEPTSGDVEIDGESVLGGDPVKLRRSIGYVMQNSGLMPHFSVIDNVSTVLRLNGVGRTAAHARARELLDTVGLDRALADRYPSQLSGGQQQRVGVARGLAADPNILLMDEPFGAVDPIVRADLQQETSRLQRELDKTVVFVTHDIDEAFLLGDQVVILDKGARIVQVGSPSEIIESPADDFVAAFIGADRGRRALSLKQTPRGLVVVDSEGRTQGAIVGSDAAAPASADGAAP
- a CDS encoding chorismate mutase, which encodes MTDALDPKAELLRLRASIDNIDAALIFMLAERFRATQQVGHLKAEHAMPASDPGREEQQVARLRALAEDAHLDPEFAEKWFNFVVAEVIRHHTEAAEGR
- a CDS encoding ABC transporter substrate-binding protein encodes the protein MFTARGKRTAFAVGLVAAAALALSACSSSNPLDEPSDAGSGSGDSDTIVVGSQAYYSNEIIAEIYAQALENAGFTVEKKLNIGQRDAYMPEVESGEIDVFPEYTGSLLEYLSKDGTDVTSPDDVYAALKEELPEELTALDYAEASDQDTYTVLKSFADENGLKTIADLAKVTTPVTIGAAPEFEQRPYGPAAAKEVYGVDLAFSATGQTTLESLLAGQIQVADIYTADPAFQTEDIVALEDPKNLILASNVVPIVSSDIADDVSDVLNAISAKLTAEELVGLNVQSTVDQKSSADIAKAWLEEQGLV
- a CDS encoding transposase gives rise to the protein MTADSTLLEVAVELYAGPPEEFVATRNAWAKSAADRALADQITALRKPSAAAWVVNVFAHERAAQLGEALRLAEELREAQADLDAAALAQLGRQRRALTAKLAAEAASLAKARGARVTDATLEAVRQTISAAFFDPDAAAAVASGRLVRELEPAATVDLAAAVGGGTPEAPASAPEPVDELRARRERHKAEKAVHDAEQAHARAVRDAQKADKDARDAAERAERATARIAELEKELARARVDADSAEEEATAAKERRDGAAERAAETDAAAADAKAALDVLRRG
- a CDS encoding AI-2E family transporter — protein: MSREEPTPSESEEATASVPADEAAAPVVEMMITPDPRRVVIEPMTPSRSFWTRIDKPFVFGFLVTLGGLAAIVLGLAVTSLSTVLIYIALALFAALGLDPAVRFLERRGLSRAASVVVVILGLIVVVGLILWMVLPIVIDQVASFVRSVPGMIQDFTRTDIYATLEKQFGDQFEDLVADIQKFLTDPGNIAAIGGGALKIGAGIASGISGAIVVLVLTLYFVATLPGIKTGLLRLAPARDRIRAGEITEQITDSVGGYVMGMVVLAFFNALLAFLLYLFLGLPFPPLMATVAFCITLIPLVGSVMFWIIGTGLALFTNPVAALVFGIVYLVYMQVEAYVITPRVMNRAISIPGSLVVIGALAGGTLLGLLGALVAVPVAASILIIINQVWVPRQDARV
- a CDS encoding ABC transporter permease, producing MNWVVDNFGLILQLTVIHLQQSVIPIVLGFVLSLPLGWVAWRYRLVRGPVIVLTGLLYTIPSLALLILLPATLGYSAISAPNLIIALTIYAVAILVRAVADGLDSVDEDVRQAATATGFAPFRRFWAVEFPLAGPVILAGLRVTAVSTISLATVGILIGVTNLGYLFTNGLERRIIAEVFAGVIAVVIIALVFDLVLMLIGRALMPWTRANAAAAQGATARVATTRAAA
- a CDS encoding DUF427 domain-containing protein — translated: MKAVLAGTTIAEADESDLIRIEGNWYFPPASVAPDVLVESPTPYTCPWKGVCQYWSVRAGGELHEDLAWSYPHPYPTAFDRVGKDFSGYVAFAPGVEVSP
- a CDS encoding ROK family protein, with product MLNSDDVLDTQGSVRRANLRRALQLVFRGRGVQTRAGIARATGLTAATASSLVAELIDSGLVVEGAQAASTGGKRATTLSVDAAHHLILVMVIRPTDARLALLALDSSEIDVRTIAYSAESRDRKLDEAVQAIAADYGERLLVAAAQLPGTTDGRKVLESVQLGWSDVPLADRLEAALGVPVLLVNDVDAEAIAEAVGEVQSPGYRLFVHIGVGIGAAVTIDGQLAPGPRDRAGEIGHVQVEFGEQARLCRCGRRGCLESASSMTAMLGEDFTDAMDEGEVTVLARAVDDVIIAEGARALARTVKLASALLDPAEVVVGGPVRALGERFLDLVREEADYLATGTTSVPVRYARGGTNPSIGAGQLALSSALGVQWSAEQLSGTGADGS
- a CDS encoding ABC transporter permease, with translation MNLFAEAIAWMLAPAQWTGNYALPKLLGEHLALTAISVLIAAAIALPIGWLIGHTGRGREVAVAVAGAARAIPAFGLMVLLVLLLGVLRIPEAAITTFVLLAIPSLLAGAYTGLEAIDRRVIDSARAMGMTEWQIFFKVELPLGLPLLLGGIRSALLQVIATVTIAAYVNLGGLGWPIIQGIPLRRFDQVLAGAIIVAVLALLVDLLLAAAQHAAVPAGLRPPRAVRRRAADPAPASVPA